One part of the Sphingobium yanoikuyae genome encodes these proteins:
- a CDS encoding TetR/AcrR family transcriptional regulator: MERLIEAVLDIWERDGASGTSARAISRLAQTPVSGIYHHFGSLEQLFLSAHEQAQRESERWCAARLAELEGGVPMSRDAFAPLLAALIDQWCEEERRLAFAWRECQLIAAREDRYVPVCERWAAMWRSFWEEVCTRCGHGGHGAHTAYLFDGEATLHLMRWRRPVDRAALDDMCAGWNDWLCGRPVRAGHWRQFAREQADLALPEQTISSGTMEQIAEAAADVLAQEGMAALTHRAVAARAGLTLGVVSYNFRSSAELVRAAFEMIYRKAVESGGGTVPEAVTLTDEQLLARYSNPPPRNDRILPAIDELMLAAARDGDLRDFAPQLRYRRGRTSGGLLRAILGRDVAPLEAALFSGVISGHRKTCFGLTPAEAARAGAQAMLDLRTMVRAAADAAQSESA, encoded by the coding sequence ATGGAGCGGCTTATTGAAGCCGTTCTCGACATATGGGAACGTGATGGCGCGAGCGGCACATCGGCCCGCGCGATCAGCCGCCTGGCCCAGACCCCCGTATCCGGAATCTATCATCACTTCGGATCACTGGAACAGTTGTTTCTTTCCGCACATGAGCAGGCCCAACGCGAGTCGGAACGCTGGTGCGCGGCGCGGCTGGCGGAGCTGGAGGGGGGCGTGCCCATGTCGCGTGACGCCTTCGCGCCCTTGCTCGCCGCGCTGATCGACCAATGGTGCGAGGAGGAACGCCGGCTGGCTTTCGCCTGGCGCGAATGCCAGCTGATCGCCGCGCGTGAGGATCGCTATGTGCCGGTCTGCGAACGCTGGGCAGCGATGTGGCGCAGTTTCTGGGAAGAGGTCTGCACCCGCTGCGGACATGGGGGGCATGGCGCCCATACCGCCTATCTGTTCGATGGCGAAGCGACGCTGCATTTGATGCGCTGGCGCCGACCGGTCGACCGCGCCGCGCTGGACGACATGTGCGCGGGCTGGAACGACTGGCTGTGCGGGCGTCCGGTGCGTGCCGGCCATTGGCGTCAGTTCGCCCGCGAACAGGCCGACCTTGCCCTGCCCGAACAGACGATCAGCAGCGGCACGATGGAACAGATTGCCGAGGCGGCGGCCGATGTGCTGGCGCAGGAGGGCATGGCGGCCCTGACCCATCGCGCCGTCGCCGCGCGGGCGGGCCTGACGCTGGGCGTCGTTTCCTATAATTTCCGGTCCAGCGCCGAGCTGGTCCGCGCGGCGTTCGAGATGATCTATCGCAAGGCGGTGGAATCGGGCGGCGGCACCGTGCCGGAGGCAGTGACATTGACCGACGAGCAGTTGCTCGCGCGCTATTCTAATCCGCCGCCCCGCAACGACCGCATACTGCCGGCGATCGACGAACTGATGCTGGCCGCCGCGCGCGACGGCGACCTGCGCGATTTCGCACCCCAGTTGCGCTATCGGCGCGGCCGTACCAGTGGCGGTCTGCTCCGCGCGATCCTGGGCCGGGATGTCGCGCCGCTGGAGGCCGCGCTCTTTTCCGGCGTCATATCGGGCCATCGCAAGACCTGTTTCGGCCTGACGCCGGCCGAAGCCGCCAGAGCCGGCGCACAGGCCATGCTGGACCTGCGCACGATGGTGCGCGCCGCTGCGGACGCGGCTCAGTCGGAAAGCGCCTGA
- a CDS encoding TonB-dependent receptor, protein MKCSSVLRRRALILASTMLMGAGFVAQAHAEDAPLDEGDAGLGSIVVTAQKTETNLQKTPIAISVLGSDDLKARSVVSLKDLGDGAVPSLRIAPFASRNSALTVGIRGIVPFDANQPSRDAGVGIYIDGVYLGRSQGLGTALFDIERIEVLKGPQGTLFGRNSTGGALSIVSRKPSGEFHLSQTMGVMNYDGYKVETHLDLPSFANVSVKLDALVTKRGGTTDNPMAGEEDYNQLDQRGMHGAILWEPSSRFSAQYDFDTSYDASTPYYFQMLGKSDRLPVADMVEVQPDRARTADIGVPIQKSIGKTHGHALHMDWQVADGINLRSITSYRELSQSQYDNGGAHQGAFAPYAKFARYSLAGLDQNQFSQEVQLVGSTSRIDFVAGAYYYHEKGEDWAWAPYTMQWGATAADAPTRLPTLEAGQVTPYPDRASDAKADSFALYGQATWTPAILDDALHLTGGARYTRDKKSGDLFKVNGVDKDFRFDISSSRIDPTLTLAFDATDNIHLYGKWGTAYRAGGANSRSVTYRAYKPEEVETSEIGFKGEFLDRHVRLNLAAYKTIYKNQQIDFNAVLSEVPGGPTRTTIETVNVDGHGTIKGFEADLVVMPVEGLTLTAAYAYTKGDLAQAANPFAGNALQTVFVVYTPKNAFSGAIDYSLPLDWATLRAHVDANGGDGYHSQSSDAALTDSSFLVNARLSLADITLKGDAKLQISAWSRNLFNEQHTFFQTGSSSLQMGIFNEPRTYGLEATVRF, encoded by the coding sequence ATGAAATGTTCGTCTGTCCTGCGCCGTCGCGCACTCATTCTGGCCAGCACCATGCTGATGGGGGCGGGCTTCGTGGCTCAGGCCCATGCGGAGGACGCGCCGCTTGACGAAGGAGATGCCGGCCTTGGCTCGATTGTCGTCACCGCACAGAAGACCGAGACCAATCTGCAGAAGACGCCGATCGCCATTTCGGTGCTGGGCAGCGACGACCTCAAGGCGCGCAGCGTGGTGAGCCTGAAGGATCTGGGCGACGGCGCGGTGCCCTCGCTGCGCATCGCCCCCTTCGCCTCGCGCAATTCCGCGCTGACCGTCGGCATTCGCGGCATCGTGCCGTTCGACGCCAACCAGCCCAGCCGCGACGCGGGCGTCGGCATCTATATTGACGGCGTCTATCTCGGCCGGTCGCAGGGGCTGGGCACGGCTTTGTTCGACATCGAACGGATCGAGGTGCTGAAGGGGCCGCAGGGCACGTTGTTCGGCCGCAACTCGACCGGCGGCGCGCTCAGCATCGTCAGCAGGAAGCCGAGCGGCGAGTTTCACCTGAGCCAGACCATGGGCGTCATGAATTATGACGGCTACAAGGTCGAAACCCATCTCGACCTGCCCAGCTTCGCCAATGTCAGCGTCAAGCTGGACGCGCTCGTCACCAAGCGCGGCGGCACCACCGACAATCCGATGGCGGGCGAGGAGGATTATAACCAGCTCGACCAGCGCGGCATGCACGGCGCGATCCTGTGGGAACCGAGCAGCCGCTTCTCCGCCCAATATGATTTCGACACCTCCTATGACGCCAGCACGCCCTATTATTTCCAGATGCTGGGCAAGTCGGATCGTCTTCCGGTCGCGGACATGGTCGAGGTTCAGCCCGATCGGGCCAGGACCGCGGATATCGGCGTGCCGATCCAGAAGAGCATCGGCAAGACCCATGGCCATGCGCTGCATATGGACTGGCAGGTCGCCGATGGCATCAACCTGCGCTCCATCACCTCCTATCGTGAGCTGAGCCAGAGCCAATATGACAATGGCGGCGCGCATCAGGGCGCCTTTGCGCCCTATGCCAAGTTCGCGCGTTACAGTCTGGCGGGCCTCGACCAGAACCAGTTCAGTCAGGAAGTGCAGTTGGTCGGTTCGACCTCGCGCATCGATTTCGTCGCCGGCGCCTATTATTATCATGAAAAGGGCGAGGATTGGGCCTGGGCGCCCTATACCATGCAGTGGGGGGCAACTGCGGCTGACGCGCCGACCCGCCTGCCGACGCTGGAAGCCGGCCAGGTCACGCCCTATCCCGACCGTGCCAGCGACGCCAAGGCAGACAGCTTCGCCCTCTATGGCCAGGCGACCTGGACCCCGGCGATCCTGGACGATGCACTGCACCTGACCGGCGGCGCGCGCTATACCCGTGACAAGAAGAGCGGCGACCTGTTCAAGGTCAATGGCGTCGACAAGGATTTCCGCTTCGACATTTCCAGCAGCCGGATCGACCCGACCCTCACTCTGGCGTTCGACGCGACCGACAATATCCATCTTTATGGCAAATGGGGGACCGCCTATCGCGCCGGCGGCGCCAACTCCCGCTCCGTCACCTATCGCGCCTATAAACCCGAGGAGGTCGAAACCTCCGAAATCGGCTTCAAGGGCGAATTTCTCGACCGTCATGTCCGGCTGAACCTGGCGGCCTACAAGACGATCTACAAGAATCAGCAGATCGACTTCAACGCGGTGCTGTCCGAAGTGCCGGGCGGCCCGACCCGCACCACGATCGAGACCGTCAATGTCGATGGCCATGGCACGATCAAGGGCTTCGAGGCAGATCTGGTGGTGATGCCGGTCGAGGGGCTGACGCTGACGGCGGCCTATGCCTATACCAAGGGCGATCTGGCACAGGCGGCCAATCCCTTTGCCGGCAATGCGCTGCAAACCGTGTTCGTGGTCTACACGCCCAAGAACGCCTTCAGCGGCGCGATCGACTATAGCCTGCCGCTCGACTGGGCGACGCTGCGCGCCCATGTCGATGCCAATGGCGGCGATGGCTATCATTCCCAGTCCAGCGACGCGGCGCTGACCGACTCTTCCTTCCTGGTGAATGCCCGCCTGTCGCTCGCCGACATCACGCTCAAGGGCGACGCCAAGCTCCAGATTTCGGCCTGGTCGCGCAACCTGTTCAACGAACAGCACACCTTCTTCCAGACCGGCTCCTCGTCGCTGCAAATGGGCATTTTCAACGAACCGCGCACCTATGGCCTGGAAGCCACGGTCCGCTTCTAA
- a CDS encoding hydantoinase B/oxoprolinase family protein, translating into MSFALNARLAAKRPPLPTATVIDPVTASIIRGALETVCYEATTHLGRAASSPIINQSNERNAAIVDAHGRLAMGSIGTPHLTFVSQLTVRYGLMQQQDYDWGPGDVFVGNDPDYGGGHLPDYNVYAPVYDAAGELVLVQALQAHQGDTGGKDPGGFTLDATDIFTEGLAIPCLKLVHRGQKRRDAIHLLERNNRFPSFAGDLAAMIGAVEKATVSIRAILDKWGADAVRAAVNHAIDQSERQMRATVSAWRDGHYGATVHIDHDTMGTRDIRVQVGCTVAGDQLTVDLNGTDDRQDLVGVWNTFANSRGYIMTQIAASIDPDIVKNEGLFNAVEIILPEGCIAHPAPNRPAALGSFHPACEITEAVCVALSQVAPDRSAPQVYKIGMPNAVIGFDAGGQMWMDQGVDCRSMDVSAVQGIDGWGSCPVSLGNLLLSQAEDGEARFPVINISRELVTDSGGAGQWRGMPGSRNVKRILEPAMAMAWMVSHDHPISGLAGGADGTPYLNHFQVGTPDEYRVELTARAQLPAGAVIAYQHGGGAGFGPALRRDPQAVCEDVLDELVSITAARDLYGVVLTGAIEDYSLAVDHAATAALRGERIAA; encoded by the coding sequence ATGTCCTTTGCCCTCAACGCCCGGCTGGCCGCCAAGCGCCCGCCCCTGCCGACCGCGACGGTGATCGATCCGGTCACGGCCAGCATCATTCGCGGCGCGCTGGAAACCGTCTGCTATGAGGCGACAACCCATCTCGGCCGTGCCGCTTCCTCGCCGATCATCAACCAGTCGAACGAGCGCAATGCGGCGATCGTCGATGCCCATGGCCGGCTGGCCATGGGGTCGATCGGCACGCCGCATCTGACCTTCGTGTCGCAGCTCACCGTCCGTTATGGGCTGATGCAGCAGCAGGATTATGACTGGGGGCCGGGTGATGTGTTCGTCGGCAACGACCCCGATTATGGCGGGGGCCACCTGCCCGACTATAATGTCTATGCCCCGGTCTATGACGCGGCGGGCGAACTGGTGCTGGTGCAGGCGCTGCAGGCGCATCAGGGCGATACCGGCGGCAAGGATCCGGGCGGCTTCACCCTCGACGCCACCGACATCTTCACCGAAGGCCTGGCCATCCCCTGCCTGAAGCTGGTCCATCGCGGGCAGAAGCGGCGCGATGCCATCCACCTGCTCGAACGCAACAACCGTTTCCCCAGCTTCGCCGGCGATCTCGCCGCGATGATCGGCGCGGTCGAGAAGGCGACCGTATCGATCCGCGCGATCCTCGACAAATGGGGGGCCGACGCGGTGCGGGCCGCGGTCAATCATGCGATCGACCAGTCGGAACGGCAGATGCGCGCCACCGTCTCCGCCTGGCGCGACGGCCATTATGGCGCGACCGTCCATATCGATCATGACACGATGGGGACCAGGGATATCCGCGTCCAGGTCGGCTGCACCGTGGCCGGCGACCAGCTGACCGTCGACCTCAACGGCACCGACGATCGGCAGGATCTGGTCGGGGTGTGGAACACCTTTGCCAATTCGCGCGGCTATATCATGACCCAGATCGCCGCCAGCATCGATCCCGACATCGTCAAGAATGAAGGGCTGTTCAACGCGGTCGAGATCATCCTGCCCGAAGGCTGCATCGCCCACCCCGCGCCCAACCGCCCGGCGGCGCTCGGCTCCTTCCACCCCGCCTGCGAGATTACCGAGGCAGTGTGCGTCGCCCTGTCGCAGGTCGCGCCGGACCGGTCCGCGCCGCAGGTCTACAAGATCGGCATGCCCAATGCGGTGATCGGCTTCGACGCGGGCGGCCAGATGTGGATGGACCAGGGCGTCGATTGCCGGTCGATGGACGTATCCGCCGTGCAGGGTATCGATGGCTGGGGCAGCTGCCCGGTCTCGCTCGGCAATCTGCTGCTGTCGCAGGCGGAGGATGGCGAGGCGCGCTTCCCGGTCATCAACATCAGCCGCGAACTGGTCACCGACAGCGGCGGCGCGGGCCAGTGGCGTGGTATGCCGGGTAGCCGCAACGTGAAACGGATATTGGAACCGGCGATGGCGATGGCCTGGATGGTCAGCCACGATCATCCGATCAGTGGCCTCGCCGGTGGTGCCGACGGCACCCCCTATCTCAATCATTTTCAGGTCGGGACGCCCGACGAATATCGGGTCGAGCTGACGGCGCGGGCGCAACTGCCGGCGGGGGCCGTCATTGCCTATCAGCATGGCGGCGGCGCGGGCTTCGGCCCGGCGCTGCGCCGCGATCCGCAGGCGGTGTGCGAGGATGTGCTGGACGAACTGGTGAGCATCACCGCCGCCCGCGACCTTTATGGCGTGGTGCTGACCGGCGCCATCGAAGATTACAGCCTGGCGGTGGACCATGCCGCCACGGCAGCATTGCGCGGGGAGCGGATCGCGGCATGA
- a CDS encoding aromatic ring-hydroxylating oxygenase subunit alpha, whose translation MNMESGPMAAGDARCPAISTQDIIARDRIAAPGWVRSESYAFLGSEDISTDRYIDPDFARREMESLWTRSWQFACREEHIPEVGDYQVYEIGRHSFIITRVAADEIRAYYNACLHRGTKLRASGSAGCASEFKCSFHGWSWNVDGSSKSITCPWDFPHVDPANNALPQVRVQTLGGFVWINMDPDAPNLEEYLGAEALAHIKAWKLEDRYIHLHVQKSFPANWKLTIEAFMEAYHVIETHPQVAPSNADANSQYDVYGNHVNRFISCLGVASPHLEGRFSEQDILDQFTVGDASVLSEDRPQVGNGTARQAMADLFRTMFGAATGSDLSATSDSEMLDCFSYTLFPNTYLFPGVSLPMVYRFRPDPRDHRRCIYEVFFLRPVPDGGARPEPAEPILLTDDQSFCEAPGMDAGFGRILDQDTDNLFLQQEGIEASAKRGLTLGNYQEIRIRHFEQAVDRYVAMPPLRPGR comes from the coding sequence ATGAACATGGAAAGCGGCCCGATGGCGGCGGGCGACGCCCGCTGCCCGGCGATCAGCACGCAGGACATCATCGCCCGCGACAGGATCGCCGCGCCCGGCTGGGTGCGCAGTGAATCTTACGCCTTCCTGGGCAGCGAGGACATTTCCACCGATCGCTATATCGACCCCGATTTTGCCCGGCGCGAGATGGAAAGCCTGTGGACGCGCAGCTGGCAATTCGCCTGCCGCGAAGAGCATATACCGGAGGTCGGCGACTATCAGGTCTATGAGATCGGCCGCCACAGCTTCATCATCACCCGCGTCGCGGCGGACGAAATCCGTGCCTATTACAACGCCTGCCTGCATCGCGGCACCAAGCTACGCGCCTCGGGATCGGCAGGCTGTGCCAGCGAGTTCAAATGCAGTTTCCATGGCTGGAGCTGGAACGTGGATGGGTCCAGCAAGAGCATCACCTGCCCCTGGGACTTCCCCCATGTCGACCCGGCCAACAACGCCCTGCCGCAGGTCCGCGTGCAGACGCTGGGCGGGTTCGTGTGGATCAACATGGACCCGGATGCGCCCAACCTGGAAGAGTATCTGGGCGCCGAGGCGCTGGCCCATATAAAGGCGTGGAAGCTGGAGGATCGCTATATCCACCTCCATGTCCAGAAGAGCTTTCCGGCCAACTGGAAGCTGACGATCGAGGCCTTCATGGAGGCCTATCATGTGATCGAGACCCACCCGCAGGTCGCCCCGTCCAATGCCGACGCGAACAGCCAATATGATGTCTATGGCAATCATGTGAACCGCTTCATCTCCTGCCTGGGCGTCGCATCGCCGCATCTGGAGGGGCGCTTTTCCGAGCAGGATATTCTCGACCAGTTCACCGTCGGCGACGCGTCCGTGCTGAGCGAGGATCGGCCGCAAGTGGGCAACGGCACCGCGCGCCAGGCGATGGCCGACCTGTTCCGCACCATGTTCGGCGCGGCGACCGGCAGCGACCTGAGCGCCACATCCGACAGCGAGATGCTCGACTGTTTCTCCTACACGCTCTTCCCCAACACCTATCTCTTCCCCGGCGTGTCGCTGCCGATGGTCTATCGCTTCCGCCCGGACCCAAGGGACCATCGCCGCTGCATCTATGAGGTGTTCTTCCTGCGGCCGGTGCCGGATGGTGGCGCCCGCCCCGAACCGGCCGAACCGATCCTGCTGACCGACGATCAGAGCTTCTGCGAGGCGCCGGGCATGGATGCGGGCTTTGGCAGGATTCTCGATCAGGATACCGACAATCTGTTCCTGCAACAGGAAGGGATAGAGGCGAGCGCCAAGCGCGGCCTGACGCTGGGCAATTATCAGGAAATCCGCATCCGCCATTTCGAGCAGGCGGTCGACCGCTATGTCGCCATGCCGCCGCTGCGGCCCGGACGCTGA
- a CDS encoding amidohydrolase family protein, which produces MPSVSTTLITNATIWDATGSPAFVGDLLIEGNRILAVGPDATAGRAPADQVIDGSGKTLMPGLTEGHAHISFGDAASTEDLIAPSPEAHTLITARMARRLIDQGFTSCYGASAAKLKLDVAVRDAVDAGHIPGPRIRAGSTEITVTGGMGDESRLHNPRIGISCVVDGPEEMRRAVRLAIREGCDNIKLDVSGDPFYPGSPAHVTPMSFAEVQMAVDTAHAFGRKVNAHSRSIEGSKYCVRAGGDGLFHVEYADSELLDMLEEAKDRIVIAPSIGLFHAMIHHGEPWISRAACDAMGIPALIEASVETHSALRKRGIRHLIGGDYGLAWNPQGTNARDIQLMIDYYGYDAAGALACATRNGGQAMRDQGDLGTLVPGALADMLLVDGDPLADVTILEDKNRLAMVMKDGAIHRIAPGLTDCATPAQRRVA; this is translated from the coding sequence ATGCCGTCCGTGTCGACCACGCTCATCACCAACGCCACCATCTGGGACGCCACCGGCAGCCCCGCCTTTGTCGGCGACCTACTGATTGAAGGCAACCGCATCCTTGCGGTCGGGCCGGATGCCACCGCCGGTCGTGCGCCGGCCGATCAGGTCATCGACGGCAGCGGCAAGACGCTGATGCCGGGCCTCACCGAAGGCCATGCCCATATCTCCTTTGGCGACGCGGCCTCGACCGAGGATCTGATCGCGCCCTCGCCCGAAGCCCATACGCTCATCACCGCGCGCATGGCCCGGCGCCTGATCGATCAGGGGTTCACCAGCTGCTATGGCGCATCGGCCGCCAAGCTGAAGCTGGACGTGGCGGTGCGCGACGCGGTCGATGCCGGCCATATCCCCGGCCCCCGCATCCGCGCCGGATCGACCGAGATCACCGTCACCGGCGGCATGGGCGACGAAAGCAGGCTGCACAATCCGCGCATCGGCATTTCCTGTGTCGTCGACGGGCCGGAGGAGATGCGCCGCGCTGTGCGGCTAGCGATCCGCGAGGGCTGCGACAATATCAAGCTCGATGTCTCGGGCGACCCCTTCTATCCCGGCAGCCCGGCCCATGTAACGCCGATGAGTTTCGCGGAAGTGCAGATGGCAGTCGACACCGCCCATGCCTTCGGCCGCAAGGTGAACGCCCATAGCCGGTCGATAGAGGGCAGCAAATATTGCGTCCGCGCCGGGGGCGATGGCCTGTTCCATGTCGAATATGCCGACAGCGAACTGCTCGACATGCTGGAGGAAGCGAAGGACCGGATTGTCATCGCGCCCTCGATCGGGCTGTTCCACGCGATGATCCATCATGGCGAGCCGTGGATCAGCCGGGCCGCCTGCGACGCGATGGGCATCCCCGCACTGATCGAGGCATCGGTCGAGACGCACAGCGCGTTGCGCAAGCGCGGCATCCGCCACCTGATCGGCGGCGATTATGGCCTGGCCTGGAACCCGCAGGGCACCAACGCCCGCGATATCCAGCTGATGATCGACTATTATGGCTATGACGCGGCCGGCGCGCTGGCCTGTGCCACCCGCAATGGCGGGCAGGCGATGCGCGACCAGGGCGATCTGGGCACTTTGGTGCCCGGCGCGCTCGCCGACATGCTGCTGGTGGACGGCGATCCCCTGGCCGACGTCACCATCCTCGAAGACAAAAACCGGCTGGCCATGGTGATGAAGGACGGCGCGATCCACCGCATCGCGCCCGGCCTGACCGACTGTGCCACGCCCGCCCAACGGAGAGTTGCATGA
- a CDS encoding SDR family NAD(P)-dependent oxidoreductase produces the protein MAGELAGKVAIVTGGAGGIGRATVELFVAEGARVLIADRDGTAGTALAAALGPSALFMAVDVADRAQVQAMVARAVDAFDGLHILFNNAGISCAPFPHFLDDSLADFDRVMAVNLLGPMLGTQAAARHMKDHGGGVILNNASIAGLLAGQAMMSYRASKAGLIQFSKSVAIDLAQHGIRVNCLVPGHIRTSLSSFSAQGAEADRAARVDAAIDAVYLSNQPLKRRGVPDDVAQAALFLASDRARQITGIAMPVEGGVVAGDPVNHLEDILAARAQALSD, from the coding sequence ATGGCAGGGGAACTGGCGGGCAAGGTCGCCATCGTCACCGGCGGCGCGGGCGGCATCGGCCGGGCCACGGTGGAATTGTTCGTCGCCGAAGGGGCGAGGGTGCTGATCGCCGACCGCGATGGGACGGCCGGCACCGCGCTGGCGGCCGCGCTCGGGCCATCGGCGCTGTTCATGGCCGTCGATGTCGCCGACCGGGCGCAGGTGCAGGCGATGGTCGCGCGCGCGGTCGATGCCTTTGACGGGTTGCACATATTGTTCAACAATGCCGGGATCAGCTGCGCGCCCTTCCCGCATTTCCTGGATGACAGCCTGGCCGATTTCGACCGGGTGATGGCGGTCAATCTGCTGGGGCCGATGCTGGGAACGCAGGCGGCGGCCCGGCACATGAAGGATCATGGCGGCGGCGTCATCCTCAACAACGCCTCGATCGCGGGCCTGCTCGCCGGACAGGCGATGATGAGCTATCGCGCGTCGAAGGCGGGACTGATCCAATTCTCCAAGTCGGTGGCGATCGACCTGGCGCAGCATGGCATCCGCGTGAACTGCCTGGTGCCCGGCCATATCCGCACCAGCCTGTCCTCCTTCAGCGCCCAGGGGGCAGAGGCGGACCGGGCGGCGCGGGTCGATGCCGCGATCGACGCGGTCTATCTCTCCAACCAGCCCTTGAAGCGGCGTGGCGTACCGGACGACGTGGCGCAGGCGGCCCTGTTTCTGGCCAGCGACCGCGCGCGCCAGATCACCGGCATCGCCATGCCGGTCGAGGGCGGGGTGGTTGCCGGCGATCCGGTCAACCATCTGGAGGATATATTGGCGGCGCGGGCTCAGGCGCTTTCCGACTGA
- a CDS encoding 2Fe-2S iron-sulfur cluster-binding protein, translated as MVRVTFVDVHGVEQAVAGEGDLSLMELAKANGIDGIAADCGGACSCATCLVHVDPAWVDRTGAPDDVEYAMLDMVSDVAGDTSRLACQIRLTPALDGLRVVVAQQ; from the coding sequence ATGGTGCGGGTCACCTTTGTGGATGTGCATGGCGTGGAGCAGGCGGTTGCCGGGGAGGGCGACCTGTCGCTGATGGAACTGGCCAAGGCGAACGGGATCGACGGCATTGCCGCCGACTGTGGTGGTGCCTGTTCCTGCGCGACCTGCCTGGTCCATGTCGATCCGGCCTGGGTCGATCGCACCGGCGCGCCCGACGATGTCGAATATGCGATGCTCGACATGGTGTCCGATGTCGCCGGCGACACCAGCCGCCTCGCCTGTCAGATCCGCCTGACGCCGGCGCTCGACGGCCTGCGCGTCGTGGTGGCGCAGCAATGA
- a CDS encoding cytochrome P450, which produces MTQGTLAPEARSLLDTASMTDPIISARPRAYYAAMRSFDPVHWDEKLGMYLVSRYEDIATIQQDPITYSVNKGYHTQQAKGFQQEFQEILERDGGGYFPDAIMSDPPYHTRIRKLMEKAFSAHRVKELEPRIEKVVIDLIDSVADRGEADAVQDFAVPLTVRIICEQLGLDWNMKDRIARWSIAVTAQIGRMQDREQMLGHAREICDLQHYLIAKMREREADPREDMISDLVHARDAEGQALTFAEAVSLIRALLIAGNETTATALGNLFYILATRPEIATLLQASVDDDRLMNRFVEELLRIEPPVRGLSRMTTREVELGGKTLPAGAHLLLMYASANDQEDVFPDPRRFDLDRPNIGRHLSFGGGVHRCIGLALARMEIKVAAREIVRRIGDIELAIAPEEIRYLPTVATQSIERLPIRFTRRG; this is translated from the coding sequence ATGACGCAAGGCACCCTGGCGCCCGAAGCGCGCAGCCTGCTCGACACGGCGTCGATGACCGATCCGATCATCTCGGCGCGGCCGCGCGCTTATTATGCGGCGATGCGGTCGTTCGACCCGGTCCATTGGGACGAGAAGCTCGGCATGTATCTGGTGTCTCGCTATGAGGATATTGCCACGATCCAGCAGGATCCGATCACCTATTCGGTCAACAAGGGCTATCACACGCAGCAGGCCAAGGGCTTCCAGCAGGAGTTCCAGGAGATATTGGAGCGAGACGGCGGCGGCTATTTCCCCGACGCGATCATGTCCGATCCGCCCTATCACACCCGCATCCGCAAGCTGATGGAAAAGGCGTTCAGCGCCCATCGCGTCAAGGAACTGGAGCCGCGGATCGAGAAGGTGGTGATCGACCTGATCGACAGCGTCGCCGACCGGGGCGAGGCGGACGCAGTGCAGGATTTCGCGGTGCCGCTGACGGTGCGGATCATCTGCGAGCAACTCGGCCTCGACTGGAACATGAAGGACCGCATCGCGCGCTGGTCGATCGCGGTGACGGCCCAGATCGGCCGGATGCAGGATCGGGAACAGATGCTGGGCCATGCGCGCGAGATTTGCGACCTGCAGCACTATCTGATCGCCAAGATGCGCGAGCGCGAGGCCGACCCGCGCGAGGACATGATTTCCGACCTGGTCCATGCCCGCGATGCCGAGGGGCAGGCGTTGACCTTTGCCGAGGCTGTGTCGCTGATCCGGGCGCTGCTGATCGCCGGCAATGAGACGACGGCGACCGCGCTCGGCAATCTCTTCTACATCCTCGCGACCCGGCCGGAGATTGCCACCTTGTTGCAAGCGTCGGTGGACGACGACCGGTTGATGAACCGTTTTGTCGAGGAGTTGCTGCGGATCGAACCACCGGTGCGCGGCCTGTCGCGCATGACCACGCGCGAAGTGGAACTGGGCGGCAAGACGCTGCCGGCGGGCGCGCATCTGCTGCTCATGTATGCCTCCGCCAACGATCAGGAGGATGTGTTCCCCGATCCACGCCGCTTCGATCTCGACCGACCCAATATCGGTCGGCACCTGTCCTTTGGCGGCGGCGTCCATCGCTGCATCGGCCTCGCGCTCGCGCGGATGGAGATAAAGGTCGCCGCGCGCGAGATCGTCCGGCGGATCGGCGATATCGAACTGGCGATCGCGCCCGAGGAGATACGCTATCTGCCCACGGTCGCGACCCAGTCGATCGAGCGGTTGCCGATCCGCTTCACCCGGCGGGGTTGA